The genomic region tAAACGTTTATAAACGTCACTGGTacttgtaaaataattaaaatgtcacTTCTAAACTTGGAAATCACCGCTTTTGGCGTTTTTATAACGTTTATCTGGTACTCGAGTATTTCAAAACCACTTTGCTAGGTTCGCACAGTTACACAAGCTCAAcctcaattatttaattttaaataattatgtgaataagagaaatttgttgcttttttagtagtgttaataaaaattgattaaaaaagaataaaaaaattaaattagtcaTTTCCTGTTCACTTATTACTATCTAATTGATGATTTTGCAAATAACCTTGAACGttaataacaacaaattttagtttttatcacaaatattttaCGCCTTTAACGTTTTTcaagtaaataattaaaattttaaagataaaacttGATATATATGCAACCCAAATTACATCAATTTCATTTTAGGCAATGGAACAACCCTTAAGTTCTTTAAATATCGAAGAAAATCgcttaaatgatttaaaatcctTGGGATATCACTATTTAACCAACAAAGATTCactaaaaaagtattttgaagATGAAGAGTTTAAAAATATCACAAAACCACCAAAAACCAAAACAGCTTTTGATCTTTACATCGAACAATCaaattttggcacaatattCACTTTTTTACCCGGATTGGATTCTATTTTATCTGAGGAAATAGTTTCTGGGAATATAATCGAGTTATATGGTGAAAGTGGTAGTGGAAAAACTCAAATTTGTTTAAGATTATGCGTAAATGTCCAATTACCGACGCTTTTTGGAGGAAGAGATGGGGAATCTTTGTATATTTGTACTAAttataacttttcaaaaagtcGAGTTGAAGAAATCGCTTTAGAAACAATAAATAGGTTCAACAACGCGGGTTTAAGCGACTTTAATTTAACCATCAaagaaatgttatcaaaaataaccCACATTCAACTCAATCATTACGCAGAATTAATCGCCGTTGTTATACACTTAAAGAGattattaaaaacgaaaaaaattcgcTTAATAATTATCGATTCCTTAACAATTTTAGCTGAAGAAATAAATTTCGAGGATAGAAGAGGGTTTTTATTCACTCTTCTTTcagatttacaaaaattaggGGACCAACACGGATTTGCGGTAAATCTAAGCTAAattgattatattaaaataaaattttgttattattttagattatattaacaaataacATAACTTTAGGGAACGAAAGcaaagaaataacaaaaataccAGCTTTGggcgataatttttttcaccGCATCAACTCCCGAATCGAATTAAAAcgtgtttcaaataataattataaggcgacgttaattaaaagttgtgtGAAtgcaaaaaaagataattattttaatatttaataaataaattattgctGATTTGGTTGCATAACCTCCATAAATCATATAAACCTTACTTTTTAAcgacaaaattaatttatttattcctaTAAAGCttttgttgtgtttaaaaGAGTTAATTAATGCATTTCTCgatgagttttatttttattttagtttatattaacaaataatataaCTTTAGGTAACGAAAGCAcggaaatatcaaaaatcaacacccgaattgaattaaaacgtgcatcaaataataattagaagGCAAcgttaattaaaagttgtgtggatgcaaaaaaattattattttaatttttaataaataaattgttgctACATAACCTCCATAAAtgacataaacataaccttattTTTCAACGTCAAAATGggttatttatcatttttttggtAAAGAGCTTTCGTTCTATTTAAAAAGTgagcttataaataatcgtttttaattattaatttaataaataatttaaatttttttaaaattcatgcTGTTTGGGTTGCATAACCTCCATAAATGCGTATGatataaacataaccttattTTTCAAGGccaaaattggtttatttaTTGCTGTAAAGCttttgttgtgtttaaaaGACGTGCTTTGAAAGTTGATTAATGCATTTCTCGATTAGTTTAATTGTCACATCTTCGAGATTGTTAAAAATACCAGCTttggaagaaaatttaacattacCTTACGTTTCAATGACAAAAATGTATCCTTTATTACTGAAGAGAGaggttttattgtatttaagaaGCTaggttacaatttttaattattaaataataaattatttttaataattaattgctGTTTGGGTTGCATAACCTCCATAAATGCCTGTCacataaacataattttgttttcttagggcaaaattggtttatttattactttattgttgtaaataaagcttttgttttgtttaaacGACGAGCTTAATGCATTTCTTGATGAGTTTAATTGTCACATCTTGGAGATTGTTAAAAATACCAGCTTTGGAAGAAAATTTAAGACAATCTTACTTTTTAACAACGAAAATGTATCTTTTTAGTACTGAAGaggttttattgtatttaaaaagcgaggttcaatttttaattattaaataataaattttttttaataattgctgTTTGGGTTGTATAACCTCCATAAATGCCTataacataaacaaatttattttttttagggcaaaattggtttatttattactttattgttgtaaataaagcttttgttgtgtttaaaaaacgAGCTTAATGCATTTCTTGATGAGTTTAATTGTCATATCttggaaattgttaaaaataccagctttggaagaaaatttaacacaatcttacttttcaacaacaaaaatgtATCTTTTTAGTACTGAAGaggttttattgtatttaaaaaacgaggttacaatttttaattattaaataacaaaaaattatttttaataattaattgctGTTTGGGTTGCATAATCTCCATAAATGTCacataaacataattttatttttttagggcAAAATgggtttatttattactttattgttataaataaagcttttgttgtgtttaaaaGACGAGCTTATTGCATTTCTTGATGAGTTTAATTGTCAGATCTTGGAGATTGTTAAAAATACCAGCtttagaagaaaatttaatataacctTACTTTTCAACgataaaaatgtatcttttaTTACTGTAGATGTTCTATCGTATTTAAAAAGcgatttaatacaatttttaattattaaataataaaaaactatttataataattaattgcaTATTGGGTTGCATAACCTCCACAAATGCATATGACataaacaactttatttttttagggtAAAATGGGCTTATTTATTCCTTTATTGTTGTAAATAAAGCTttcgttgtgtttaaaagaCGAGCTTAACGCATTTCTCGATCAGTTTAATTTCACATATTCGAGATTGTTAAAAATACCAGCTTTGGAAGAAAACTTaacataaccttacttttCAACTACAAAAATGTATCCTTTATTATTGAAGATGTATTATCGTATttgaaaaacgatttaatacaatttttaattattaaataataaaaaattatttttaataattaattgctGTTTGGGTTGCATAACCTCCACAAATGCGTATGACATAAACATAACTTTATTCTTTTAGGGCAAAATGGGTTTATTTATTcctttattgttataaataaagattttgttgtgtttaaaaGACGAGCTTAATGCACTTCTCGATGAGTTTAATTGTCACATCTTTGAGATTGTTAAAAATACCAGCTttggaagaaaatttaacataaccttaTTTTTCAACTACAAAAATGTATCCTTTATTATTGAAGATGTGTTATCgtatttaaaaaacgatttaatacaatttttaattattaaataataaattatttttaataattaattgcaTTTTGGGTTGCATAACCTCACTAAATGAGTAtgacataaacataaccttacttttCAACGtcaaaatggttttatttatcgctttatttaatataaaatagaagtgtttaaaataaattttaagtgaAAATGACCTCGGCGGCGACTCAACAGTTTGTGTCGGGTTTAAAATCCCGTCACGCGGATGTTCGATTAAAAACGGCTGAGGAGCTTTCGTTGTATTTAAAAAGCGAGCTTCGAGAGGCCACCCAGGAGGAGATCAACGCGTTTCTGGACGAGTTTAATCATCACATCTTCGAGATGGTATCCGCAAACGATCTTAACGAGAAAAAAGGAGGTATCTTagcaattttatgtttaattggAACGGACGTGGGGAATATCCCGAATCGCGTGACAAGATTCGCGAATTATTTGCGAAATTTGCTCCCCTCAAGCGATGTTAGTTTATTACAAATGGTCACTAAATCAATGGGGATGATTGCGTTAGTTTCTGGTTCAAAAGCTTCCGAATACGTcgattttgaggttaaacGCGCTTTCGAATGGTTAGGGGGCGACCGCGTCGAAAGTAAAAGACACGCCGCCGTGTTAATTTTAAGAGAATTAGCTTTAACAATGCCCACGTATTTTTACCAACAAGTCAGCGGTTTTTTCGAAGCGATTTTTAACGCAATTCAAGATCCGAAGCCTCAAATTCGAGAGGCGGGCGTCGAGGCGCTTCGCGCGGCTCTAGTTGTAACCGCTCAAAGAGAATCGGGGAAACAACGTTTGCAATGGTACAAACAATGTTATGACGAAACGCAAAAGTTGTTATCGACGGAAAAAGTCGATAAATTTCGCGACGATAAGATCCACGGGGCTTTGTTGGTTTTGAACGAATTGGTGAGGGTTTCGAATGCTAAATGGgaaagtaaatataaaagtttGGTTGAGGTTGTTGATAAAACAGATACTGATgagatttttatcaattttgggAGACCCAATTTTAAACCGTACCAAAAATCGATTCATTATCGGAAAATCCCGAGTACGACGCAATTTATTACGGTGGAATCCCCGATTTGTCGCCAATTAGTGACCGATACTTATTCCTATATTTGTTTGGATGTGTTAGGGATGAGATTATCGCGTTTGAGTTACACCCAACAATCTTTATTGGTAATTTTACCACGCCTCGCAGCTTTTAATCGCGAATATTTCGTCAAAGAACATCTTGCCAACACGATGAATTATTTGTTGAATACGATTCGTGGGCGCGAAAAGGATCGGACGACTTCGTTTATTGCGATTGGCTTAATTGGGGTTGCCGTGGAGGATGATATCAAGCCGTTTATCCCAAAAATCATGGAAGTCATCACTGTGTCGTTACCGAATCGCGAGGCCCCCATGAAGAAGAGATTAACAATGGACGCGAGTGTTTTTAAATGTATCACGTTTTTAGCCCACGCTGTTAAAAGTTATATCACGAAAgatattcaaaatttgttgGAACAAATGTTTGCGACTGGATTAACGTCTTCGTTAACTTCGTGCTTAAAAGATTTAGCACGAGATGTCCCCGATTTGAAATCGCAGATTAGTATCGGGTTATTAAGTATGTTGTATAAGATTTTGATGAGTAAGCCGTTGCGGCACCCGGGGATGCCCCGACATCTCCCTCAAACTGCGTCTTTAGACGTCCCAGATACGAGTAGCATCGTTTTGGCACTCCACACTTTAGGAACGTTTGATTTTGAAGGCCACAGCTTGTTGCAGTTAGTCCAAAAATGCGCTGATGATTTCATCGTGCATGAAAACCACGAAATTCGCCTCGAAGCCGTTAAAACATGCTCGAggcttttaaaacaaaacatttataaCCCCTCAGAAGAATACTCCGACACCGTCATGACAACAGTAGCcgatgttttaaataaactccTCGTCGTTGGAATAACCGATACGGACTCGGAAGTACGAAGAGGGGTTTTATACTCGCTCGATACAACTTTCGACGAGCATTTAGCCCAAGTTGAGTTTTTAAGTATGTTATTCGTGGCGTTACACGACGAAGTTTTCGAGATACGCGAAGTTGCTTTGATGACAATCGGGAGGTTGAGTACAAAAAATCCTTCGTATATTATGCCCgctttaagaaaaacaatagTGCAACTTTTAACTGAGTTGGAACATTCTGGAACTGGGAGGAATAAAGAGCAAGGTGCGCGAATGTTGGACCATTTAGTAGTGAACGCCCCGCGATTAATGCGGCCCTACATCCAACCGATTTTAAAAGTCTTAGTGccgaaattaaaagaatccgAACCGAATCCGGGTGTTGTTTTATCCGTTTTAGTGACAATAGGGGATCTTGCGAGTGTTACAGGAGGAGGGATTGAGTTACAAGAATGGACTAGCGATTTAATGACGATTTTGTTGGAGATGTTGGGGGATTCCTCAGCCCCCGAAAAACGCGGCGCAACTTTGTGTACTTTAGGCCAATTAGTTGGAGCAACCGGACATGTAATCCAACCTTACACCGAATACCCCGCTTTATTAGACgtcttaattaatttcttaaaaaccgAGCAACACGCTTTTATTCGCCGCGAAACGATTCGCGTTCTCGGCTTATTAGGGGCTTTGGATCCGTATCGACACAAAATAAATCGGGGCCAAATCGATTATCAATCGGAAGCTCCCGTTTTGATAGCATTAGCCGATAAAAACGATGATACCAACGCCGATTTAACAACGAGCGAGATGTTGGTGAATATGTCTTCGTCGACTTTAGAGGAATATTATTTAGCGATGTCGATCGCTACGTTAATGAGAATCATAAAAGACCCGACGTTATCGCAACATCACACAACAGTAGTTCAAGCCGttatctttatatttaaaagcTTAGGGATTAAATGCGTCCCATATATTTCGCAAGTTCTCCCAAGTTTATTAAACGTTGTAAGAACCGCCGATGTTAACTTCAGAGAATATTTATTCCAACAACTCGcccaattaattttaatcgtaAAGCAACACATTCGGAATTACCTCGATGATATTTGCGCGTTAATCAAAGAATTTTGGACTCCAAATAGCACGATTCAAGGGACTTTAATTGTGTTAATCGAGCATATTGCAATCGCTTTGGGTTCTGAATTTAGTGTGTATCTCCCGAAATTAATGCCGCAAATTTTGAGGGTTCTAAATCATGATACATCGAAAGATAGGGTGGTTACGTTAAAAATGTTGGAGGCTTTAAAGAAATTTGGGAACAACGTCGACGATTACATGCATTTGATTATACCCCAAATCGTTAAATTATTCGACGCCCCCGATTGCCCGACGGCAGTTTCAAAACAAGCTTTAGAAACGATCGATCATCTCGCGGATAATTTAGACTTCTCCgattttatctcaagaattatcCACCCTTTAATACGAACGTTCGATCAAAACCCCGAATTACGTTCAGTTGCTATTGAGACATTAGTCAGCTTGGTTACCCAATTAGGGCGAAAATTCACCATTTTTATCCCCCTCGTCCATAAAGTAATGGCAAAACATAAAATACACTGCCCACGTTACGACATGTTAATAGCCCAATTACAAAGTGATTCAACCTTAGCCGATGATAGCGATTTTAAAGTCCCAATACGACGGGCTAAGAAGCACCGAGATTCCGGACTACCCTCAGACACCGCCATGATCCAACGCTTAAAAGTAAACGCAAATAATCTCCGATTAGCTTGGACTATTAACCGGAGAGTATCCCGAGACGACTGGTTAGAATGGCTCCGAACTTTAAGCATcgaacttttaaaacaatccCCAATCCCAGCTTTACGTTCGTGCCAATCACTCGCTCAAACTTACTCCCAACTCCCAAAGGATCTATTTAACGCATCTTTCGTTAGTTGTTGGACCGAATTATCCGAAGCGAtgcaaaaagaattaataaacaatttaagaGATGCCCTCTTAGTTCCCGACATCCCGGAGATAACTCAAACCATATTAAATTTAGCCGAATTTATGGAACATTGCGATAAAGGACCTTTGCCGTTAGAGCCGCAATTATTGGGTGAACGAGCGATGGATTGTCGGGCTTACGCGAAAGCACTTCATTATAAAGAGGAGGAATTTCAACGTGGTGCAAATAGCCAAGTTGTTGAGGCGTTAATTTCGATTAATAATAAGTTGCAACAAAAAGAAGCGGCCGAGGGGTTATTGCAATTTGTGATGCAAAAAGGGGGTGATATGCCCATTGAGGTGCGGTGGTACGAAAAGTTGCATAATTGGGATAAAGCTCGGTTGTTGtatgaagaaaaaatgagtAAGGGTTATGATGAGGAAGCTCTTTTAGGGCAAATGCGGTGTTTGGAAGCTTTGGGGGAATGGGAGGATTTGCATAATATCGCGGAGGCTAAATTTGATGAGTTGTCGGGTGGGAATCAAGAGAAAGCGGGGAGATTAGCGGCTGCTTCAGCTTGGGGTATTCATCATTGGACTTCTATGGAGAAATACGTTACAGTTATTCCTAGGGAGACTCAAGATGGAGCTTTTTATCGCGCTATTTTGGCAATACATGAAAAACAATATGATGAAGTaagtattcttttatttaagatataaatcgttgttttttgtatgaaaagtttttctccatctgccatatttgttttgatttattaaaaagtattgtTGAAAGCATCAAATTCatgattttcaaatattaCTTAGTCTACGTTTCCAAGAATTAGCGATGAGATAAAAGTGAATATGGGAGATGTTTTTCGTATTAATTtactatattttttgtatgaaaag from Onthophagus taurus isolate NC chromosome 5, IU_Otau_3.0, whole genome shotgun sequence harbors:
- the LOC111419247 gene encoding DNA repair protein RAD51 homolog 3, with amino-acid sequence MEQPLSSLNIEENRLNDLKSLGYHYLTNKDSLKKYFEDEEFKNITKPPKTKTAFDLYIEQSNFGTIFTFLPGLDSILSEEIVSGNIIELYGESGSGKTQICLRLCVNVQLPTLFGGRDGESLYICTNYNFSKSRVEEIALETINRFNNAGLSDFNLTIKEMLSKITHIQLNHYAELIAVVIHLKRLLKTKKIRLIIIDSLTILAEEINFEDRRGFLFTLLSDLQKLGDQHGFAIILTNNITLGNESKEITKIPALGDNFFHRINSRIELKRVSNNNYKATLIKSCVNAKKDNYFNI
- the LOC111419246 gene encoding serine/threonine-protein kinase mTor, which produces MTSAATQQFVSGLKSRHADVRLKTAEELSLYLKSELREATQEEINAFLDEFNHHIFEMVSANDLNEKKGGILAILCLIGTDVGNIPNRVTRFANYLRNLLPSSDVSLLQMVTKSMGMIALVSGSKASEYVDFEVKRAFEWLGGDRVESKRHAAVLILRELALTMPTYFYQQVSGFFEAIFNAIQDPKPQIREAGVEALRAALVVTAQRESGKQRLQWYKQCYDETQKLLSTEKVDKFRDDKIHGALLVLNELVRVSNAKWESKYKSLVEVVDKTDTDEIFINFGRPNFKPYQKSIHYRKIPSTTQFITVESPICRQLVTDTYSYICLDVLGMRLSRLSYTQQSLLVILPRLAAFNREYFVKEHLANTMNYLLNTIRGREKDRTTSFIAIGLIGVAVEDDIKPFIPKIMEVITVSLPNREAPMKKRLTMDASVFKCITFLAHAVKSYITKDIQNLLEQMFATGLTSSLTSCLKDLARDVPDLKSQISIGLLSMLYKILMSKPLRHPGMPRHLPQTASLDVPDTSSIVLALHTLGTFDFEGHSLLQLVQKCADDFIVHENHEIRLEAVKTCSRLLKQNIYNPSEEYSDTVMTTVADVLNKLLVVGITDTDSEVRRGVLYSLDTTFDEHLAQVEFLSMLFVALHDEVFEIREVALMTIGRLSTKNPSYIMPALRKTIVQLLTELEHSGTGRNKEQGARMLDHLVVNAPRLMRPYIQPILKVLVPKLKESEPNPGVVLSVLVTIGDLASVTGGGIELQEWTSDLMTILLEMLGDSSAPEKRGATLCTLGQLVGATGHVIQPYTEYPALLDVLINFLKTEQHAFIRRETIRVLGLLGALDPYRHKINRGQIDYQSEAPVLIALADKNDDTNADLTTSEMLVNMSSSTLEEYYLAMSIATLMRIIKDPTLSQHHTTVVQAVIFIFKSLGIKCVPYISQVLPSLLNVVRTADVNFREYLFQQLAQLILIVKQHIRNYLDDICALIKEFWTPNSTIQGTLIVLIEHIAIALGSEFSVYLPKLMPQILRVLNHDTSKDRVVTLKMLEALKKFGNNVDDYMHLIIPQIVKLFDAPDCPTAVSKQALETIDHLADNLDFSDFISRIIHPLIRTFDQNPELRSVAIETLVSLVTQLGRKFTIFIPLVHKVMAKHKIHCPRYDMLIAQLQSDSTLADDSDFKVPIRRAKKHRDSGLPSDTAMIQRLKVNANNLRLAWTINRRVSRDDWLEWLRTLSIELLKQSPIPALRSCQSLAQTYSQLPKDLFNASFVSCWTELSEAMQKELINNLRDALLVPDIPEITQTILNLAEFMEHCDKGPLPLEPQLLGERAMDCRAYAKALHYKEEEFQRGANSQVVEALISINNKLQQKEAAEGLLQFVMQKGGDMPIEVRWYEKLHNWDKARLLYEEKMSKGYDEEALLGQMRCLEALGEWEDLHNIAEAKFDELSGGNQEKAGRLAAASAWGIHHWTSMEKYVTVIPRETQDGAFYRAILAIHEKQYDEAQKFIDSARDLLDNELTAMASESYQRAYGAMIMVQMLAELEEVIQYKLVPERRETIRTMWWQRLQAGQRIVEDWQRIIQIHSLVLTPHEDMHTWLKYASLCRKNGSLMLSHKTLVMLLNYNPEDHPDIALPYNLPEVTFAYTKHLWMAEKKKEAYHRLDEFLTVYSKQYSFGENTNMDESKRLLARCYLKLGSWMQSIQGIQEQSIPVILERYHKATEHDPYWYKAWHSWAYMNYETVLFYKQEHESSRSNLKQDRTINLIKYTVNAVTGFFKSINLSKGSSLQDTLRLLTLWFEYGNYPDVYQAISDGLFEIEKNTWLQVIPQLIARIDSPRALVTRLIHQLLIVIGKSHPQALIYPLTVATKSQSITRKKAADKILDAMADLWPKLVNQAKMVSDELIRVAILWHEMWHEGLEEASRLFFGEDDVEGMLKILDPLHNKLARGAQTLKEKSFCQAYGRDLNEAQEWCEQYKKTKDRGYLSNAWDLYYHVFRKITRQLPQLTSLELQYVSLNLLFCKDLELAIPGSYCPGQEPVTIAFIHPSLEVITSKQRPRKLLIRGSNGKDYMFLLKGHEDLRQDERVMQIFGLVNTLLLKDPDTVRCNLTIQRYAVIPLSTNSGLIGWVPHCDTLHTLIKDYREKKKILLNIEHRIMLRMAPDYDHLTVIQKVEAFEQALEHTHGDDLARLLWLKSPSSEVWFDRRTNYTRSLAVMSMVGYILGLGDRHPSNLMLDRLSGKILHIDFGDCFEVAMTREKFPEKIPFRLTRMLINAMEVTGIEGTYRRTCESVMSVLRRNKDSVMAVLEAFVYDPLLNWRLVDTGRLNRSNTNDVGSISTGFSQEQDLVNSLSVNMNKIGLSSPEAMVDGSEPEVVKNKKAVAIVNRVKDKLTGNDFSIDETLTIEMQVDRLIQQATDNENLCQCYIGWCPFW